The stretch of DNA ATGCACTTATACAAAgttaagtataattattttaccttcaatttctgccaaatgaaaattgtttcaccaagtttacacactggacctttcaaataaaacatttcagcaaCCCCAAAAACATTGGGGATGCTTGAAGTTCTTTAGTAACTATGTTTTGATGCACCAGTAAGGCAGGATTTGGAGAGAAATAGCACATAGTGGCCAAAGATAAACAGTTGATCTCCACTGCAGCGTGCATTGCTGTTACTCTCCACATTCATTCACCCGGTCCTCCTTCCACTCCACGGTGCCCACCTCCTATCTGACTCCTCTGCCATTTTGAGAGCCAGCATCTCTGCCTCCAGCATCTTCTGCTCCATGAGCCGCCGCTCCTCCTGACCCCGAATGGCGGTCATTTTAATGCGCTGCATCTCTGTCTCGGCCTCAGCAGCTTTCTGGGCCAGCAGCTTGGCCTCCTCCTCTGCGATCTGTGCCTTCTCAGCCAGCAGGTCTGCCGTCTGTTCTGAACGCAGCTGGAGAATAGCAGATGGAGGGGAAGGGgaacggtaaaaaaaaaaaaataagaaagaagaaatggagcaaagaaatagaaaataagTAGCAAGAATAAGAATTTACAAAAATATAGTAGGAACAAGGGGGATTGATGGGGATTGAGGACAACAAGGCAGAAGTGGGAGGCATTTAAGGGAAATAATTAGCAAATTAAAATGGAGACCAAGACCAATACAAAAGAATCCGACAAAATACTGAAGTGTACATGCAAAATACAGGCAGCAATATAATAGATATTGGTTTAGATAACAAATAAAGTCTCACCAGGGCATCATTGGCCATGTGAGCCTCATCCTGCAGCTGAATCAGCTGCCTCTGTAACTCATCCCTggctctctctgcctcttcccGGAGCTGCTTCTCCCTTTGCAAACGCTGCCGCTCCACCTGaacaacacagacagacggCGTGTGGGCAAATATAAAGAGGATTTAATGAGAAACTAATTAGTGGCAATAAGGAAACTTTGCAGTACACTGAGATGGAAACGCCATTGTTCATGTTCAGCCACATCTCCTATTCTTTGTTCTATCCAATATCTGTACCTGTTTTCTggccctctcctctctggcctGTGCCTTCATCTGCTGCACTTCAAGCGAGTCTATCCGCCGCCTACGCATAAACAGGTCATGGTTTCCTATACACAGCTGAAGGATCTGCACAAAAGACGCATAAAACAAGAATTGGTGGTATTCATAACAATTAAATTGTAATTCACCATCTAATTTCAGGCTTTTTCTTCACCTTAATGGTCAAAAACAAGGATaagaattattgttattttttggaGAAGAAAACTATTTGATAAACCATCTAAAgtcaaaaaagctttttttttaagctcagTGGAACTCACCAACTTGTTAACTCTCAGACGTGAAGAGTTGAACTTGAAAACATTGGTCTTTTTGTCTAGAGGTTTGATCGTGAACTGAAtaaggagacaaaaaagtttTGGTCAAAGCaacaaaagtagaaaaagaCCATCATACACATTGCTGTAGGAATAATTTTGGTGTTCTTGATCATAGTAATTccataacctttcagcataatgtagaTTCAATTACATGATAGTGAACTAGATTCATAAAATTCCATTTGTAAACTTGTAGAAATCTGACCTGTGATGGGAATTTATAGAAATTATGAATAGGAAGGGCAGGTCTACTAAGCAGCTGCACCTACATAACATCCCTTCAGTGGAAAGCTTGCTATTTTAGCAGTAGCAACAACTGCCTGTGCTGCAAattaactgaaaaaaagagagtCAATAGCGTTAAAGAGATGTAGATATGCAGACTAATATGGTAGGAGGCGCTCATGGCAGAGAGCCTAACGTCCCAAAAAGTTTTTTTATCAAATGTCCTAATGatgagacacaaaaataaacaatttctcTACCCTATGAGCTTTAAGACTCATTACGTCACTATAGCATGTGCATGGTAAAGAATATTAAGATATAAATCTGATTGTCAAAGCAGAGAGCCATGATAATTAAAATGCAGATTCAAGCAGATCTACAATCAGTTTACAACAGTCTCTTGCAATACAAGCACTATTTTTGCAGAACAACAGCTGGTTCTCCCACCTCCTTATCGCTGTAGGAGATGTTGCGGATCTCGTTCCAGGGGAAGGAGCACTTGGGTGTCAGCCTATTGTCCTGCTCGTAGATGTGCAGACCCAGGGCATCCACGCCCAGGAGAAGATCAGTTCCTTTTTTATTCTGGATCACATTTGCAAATGGTGAAGTAAACAAAAGACAGTGAGCAGTCGTGAGGCCAACCTTCCAGTCAACATTTATTTGTTCCTGTATTTGACAGAAGTAGCACAGCAGTGACTCCGCTTGCCAAAACTATTTGTAAGAGCTGAGCTGAACAATGCCAGCCACCTGCAGGGTGTCTATGCCTTGTTCACTTGAAAAATATCACTACATTGTTTTACTTCAGCTGAGGTTGACTTGGTggtattttaaaatgtcttggCCTTTTCGAGAATGTCTTGATCAAGGCTGCAGTCACCTTAAGTGAATTTCTGTTTGGAAAGAGTTATTGTGATATGTTTGCTACCTGGTAAACAAATCCAGTGTCCAACAGTAGGAGCcattattaaaaacagacacatttgttCACAGCATGCTCAAAATTCAAAATCAATGAggaattaaaaacagaaaactcagGCTGATAAAATGCAGCAAACCTCCTGATCCTCCATATTGGATTATTTTGTAAAGACACAGCAAAGTAGCAATAACTCACCCTGATTAAAAAGTAATTGACACCATACATGTCCAGGTCCTGAGCTATTTTTAAATACTCCATCTCAGCTTCATCCCTGgtttaaacacagagagagagaaagagattgaGAGGGATCCAAGGGAATTGAGAAGAGAGGGGTGGAGGGAGGAAAGGATGAGAGACAAAGAggtgcagagcagaggagagaacaaGAGAGAACAAACCACGCTTCCTCTGCTTCTGTGTGTAGCGTCTGTCATTTTTTGTGATCTATAAAAACTGTCGCAAAGCTTTTACGAGGGTGAAAACATAACCACAGTTCTGACAGAAAACATAACTATAATTCACTAATAGGCTTTAGAAGTTACGCTTGATGGAGACAACTTATTCCCATGCCCCATGGCATTTCTTTTGACAAAAGAAATGCATAATcttttctgctttctctctgtctctttgtgtctctctaTTGCCAGGTATGGAGATTTGTTGAGATATTAGGGTcgactcagaaaaaaaaaaatcatgagcATACTTGATGGCTGAGGGAAAATTAGGGCATCCTGGTGCCAAAACTTTTGACAAGTGGCTGTTTGATACAGCTAATAGAAAAATTGAAGATTTAGGCTTCATCAAAGTTTTATCAGGCAAGAGAGCATCACACTCAGTAAACACATATCAACTAGGTTGGATATATTCTGATATTAGAGAGGTTCAGAAGAGACTTGAATGGTTACAATGcaattcagtaaaaaaacatgcaaacgcACATCAAATGTCTGTCGAAGAACTTCGATGTTGTGCCGATATCTGTATTTTAATCCATCAAGttctacaataaaataaagtgttggaGAACCTACAATAAAATGTTCGTTGAAAGCAACATTTATCTGTTTGACAAGTGCCATCTTGTTTTTTGAAACCACAACAGCCCATATTTGGATAAGAGAAAGGATATGAGGAAGAGGGGGTTGAtcttactgatttttttttcttacttttttatATGAAAAGGTTTATGGATACTTTGTGATGCTGCGTTTAAGGGCACATTGGTGCTTTGATTTAACATGCTCATACACTGAAAATTCTGAAATTCTTAGCATGTTAACCAGCTAACATGTCCTCATGAGCATTGAAGACAAATACGTGCAGAGGTCGATGGGATGAGATATTTTAATCACAACCAGtgcaataaatcaatcaataaactGTCACTGATGTTTAAAGAAAAGTAtcttaaaaaacatgaaaaactatAAATAGACAATATATGACACAATGGTGTCACCAGAAGGCCAGTGACTTCCCTCCTGTGGCTCCACTACAGTGCATTACTTACTAAACAATTAGAACTCTAAAGGTGTGAGGACCACCAGCCACATTCCCTCTGCTAGGGCTGAAAGACTTATTGATCTGCACCAGTGACTCAATTATTACTTTTCTCCCACTGCTGAGGCTTCTGGCCTTTCAAATTCAATTTCCTGCACAGGGCACACCATCCACGGGAGTTTAAAGACACTCCACAATCCACATCCCTAACAATTACTCTACATCCATTTTTAACATGGTTTGGTATAATTCTGTAGCAAAGTGCAACATCTCCCAGTAAACATGGATGATGGGTTTTtggaaaacatttcttttttattcaacttcacacaaaactaaaattgTGCTGATGACTGTGTTAGTGGTATAATTCAGTGCAGCTCTCACCTTGTTCTACCCCTGTGCTCAGCATAGCATGCCGTGATCCTCTCCTCCCACATTTCTGCAGTCATTTGGTACAAGTTAATCACCTGTAATGGAGATAGACAGACATAAATATCCATGAATGCATGTGGAGCAATACAGTTCACTCTGCAGTGCCATGTCATAATGCAGATGTAGGCCTGGGTGGTTATAACAAAGATGTAAACACCATTGTTCATAGACGACAATAAGTAAACTCAGCTGTAACTCACCCTCTTTGGCAGCAATTCCTCCTCTGCCAGGAAGCCAGGTTTGTGAACACTAGGGTCATAGTCTCCGTACTGCAAAATGGAGCAAAGGTGCCAAAAGGATTAAAAATCACTCCAAAGTAATGGCCACAATCCACCTTTCCTGCAATAATGGTGCAGACCATGTTTCTCCTGGGAGACGTTCTCAAGATGCAAACTACAGCCCTGTTAAGAAAAGTGTCTGTCAGAGAATGAATGGTAGCTACTCTGCCATCAGGTCATTAATGTAGTGGACCAGGTGTTGGGAGACGGGATAAATGACTATTTGAAATATATCAGAGAGAACTGAGACTGATCACTTATCATCATTGAACTGGGGTACAAATTATATCCATGCATGTTTGAGGAGAGATATGAATGGATTAGGGCATGACTGAATGGTTGTGAATTTCCTCTGGGCTACTGGAAAGCTGATGGAGGGATATGAATTATACATGTAGTTACAGTTGAGAAAGTGGGCTCTGACTGTTGATTTATGTAAGTAGGTTAACGTGCACATCTACCTGTACCTGGGCACAGCTGCATGCTCAGTGTACATTTTTTGAAAGTAGTAATTCCTTTCCTTTACACTGTGATTTGTTAAGTTATTAATCAGTTTAACTTTACTTGGTTTTATACATGTAACATGtatttttgttccattttccaTTATTCCACAACCTAGTAGTACTTGCAGTATCTGAGTACTTCGCTCAAAAAAGATAATTAAGCTTAAGAGAAGAGAGCAGTCAACCACACAGTTGGACCTTCAGGCATAAATGACCAGTGAGGGTGAAGAGTGTGGAGTTTTATATCACTGGTTGTTCTAAAATTAAATTGCCTTAAAATtgtttaatttagatttttatttctgctttgaGCAATAGTGGATCAGGAATAGCAAACCTATATCATTTCATGCATAGCAGAAAACTCTGCACTGCATGCAATTGTgctaattatatattatataaattatttatgtgctaaattaagtatttttttatagtttatctctttctctcccGTGCTTCTCAGTGCTGCCCATCCAAattatgaatgtgttttcatAAACAGTGAGGACTACTTCTTTGGGGAGTTCTGACTCCTGGAAAAAAGTGTTATGGAATATTTGTAGACTTTCCTGACAACCACTGAGACTGAAAGACCCatgacactgaaaaacaactgctAAGTTAGTAATACCTGTCAGAATAAAGAGCTACttgaaaacatattttaacaAAAGGTATTTAattgacagcagctttaagagACCTGGATTTAATAAGCTCAACACAGAGACTAAAAAGCCTGGAACCAATGCAGTGGAGACACACATAATAGAGAAGCTGAGGGCCATTTTATTAGATCTTTTCAGTTTCCCATCCTCACAGCTCCTACTCCCTCATTTACTCTGTTTGTTTGCAAATGCAATATAATTGATCTTATATACACTGGAGATATAACTCAGCTCACACACAGTCAGGATGGCATTTTGACAGGGGCAGAACTCTCAGACGCTTTCTGATTAAACACCGTTCCTCCCATTCCTTCAAAAAAGCCCAAAGTTACAGCGAAAATCGATTCTCAAAGGACAGCcatgtgtcaatattttcacttAACATTATCGCCAGCAGCCCAACAGTGACTGCAGCCTAATGGATATATTCTGTTCAATAAACCCGTTTTCTAAATCTAGGAAATGTGTTTTGCACACTCTCCGGGCACTCTTGAAGAAAAATCAATTTACAGCACAATAGTGAGAAATACAGGGTTCTCATATCTAACCATGAAATACACTCTATAACCAATGAAAGGTGATACTATTGCGAATCTTAAAATAGTGGAAATAGGACTTTTTCCTCAGTCATCCTGTAACTTAGTGGCTGCCCTATTAAATTTTCAACACTTTCATTAAAGCACATGTCTTGTTAAAGCATCCTTTTAAAGACAGGGACTCCCACAAGTGTCATTAATGCCTGTTAAGTTTGTTATATCCCTCCCCATTTGGTTGGACAAAGATCTCAATGTCGCTACTCGGGGACTACTCCTTACTGAGGGAGTTGACTGCATTCCCTGTTCAATGACAATACCTAAGTAACTCCCACTACATTTTTCCACCACAGAATGGCTGTTTCTCCAAATTCCCTATCCACTATGCCTTCTTGTAGTCCTCTACCAACTCAGAATACAAAGCAGGAggtcatgaaacaccttttcagagacacagagaacgAACTGTTGGCTTatttacacatacaaatacCTACAAAACTTGACTATGggttaatttatttgtttatttattcattcattcattcattcattcatttatttatttatttatttatttatttatttatttaacagacCAAATAACTTACTTTTCAAGTAATCAAATTAATCTATGATAAAATGCTGGTGCTGCATGATTAATAATATATCATAATAAAGTGAATGAACATTGTTTGATGATAAGTGCCTGATGAAGTCTGATGGATCATAATACCCAACTAGGCAGGTACATTAtagcatttaaataaattattttttatgattttaataaCCTTCATACAAACATtatgacatacagtacacttAATCTTATACAAAGGGTAACATGTAAAAGACATTATATTACATAACATACAGTAATGTTATCATATTATAAAATGGTGCATGAAATGTATGTGTCCATTAagaaacaatataatataattcatattcattattattttttgtgatTGACTGTCACCTTGGAATAGCTTCTCATTCAGGACATGCgtaaacacatatacacacacacacacacaaacaggtttgcATAGCTATTCTCcataggacactgcactgacttccattcatttggacagccgaGATAAAgccttatcactaaccttaaccataaccagttaatgtttaacccaaaccttaacctaaccacaattcaactcTCAGGCTTAAACTTAATTAATTCCTgggaaatgaggttctgccttataAGGAGCAGGTTTTGGtacccatgaggactactggtcctcacaaggtcagtgtttatgccagaaaaggtcatcaagaggtgacaaatacaagaacagaCATACACATCTAGTATCCCTTCTATTCAAACGCAGTCCATAACTCAAACAAGGTAATGGTGGCTTTTATAGCCGCTGTGAATTATGGTATAATCTCTCTCGCTCTGACCGGATTACACACATGGATTCTGTGTGCTACTATCTATACTGAACACACGTAGCTATGAGTCACAGTGTAGGACATTAAAGTCTTTGGGAATATGCCTGTTCTCCCTCCATTATTCTATCTTCAGACTGGTATAATAATGATTAGAGATGAGCAAGAGTACCGAAGTAGATCCCACTGTGGGATACACTCTGCTTCACAGACTACACAGTAGTTCAGCATAATAGCAACTCATGATGAGAAGTGGAGAAAGGAAAAGTCTGCCAAAAATctttctgcagctgcactgCTAAACCAGTATATGTCTCCCCTCTATAATGCCAATTCACTCACACTGGCTCGAAAATCAAAGTGGACAATAAACTAAAACAGATTGTGGTGTGAaactttcattcattaattaattaattaatttatttattcagctgtTAAAGAATCAAGAAGGCCAACAGCAAAGTGCATAAGTCTTAAGGTGATTTGCAGGTTTTTCTTGATCCACATAGTCTCCTTGATCTGAGACCTGCAAATTGGCATGGGAAAGGCAAGTCTCCGAGGGCTCTTGGATAAATCTTTAAGGTAGTGCTCCATTCTCACTAGACCCTGTCTGACTGTCAAAAAGCTGTACCTCACTCCCTGTATCTTTTTGCTTGGGGAAAGATGGGATCCTTCAACCAAAACGACCAACACTGCAAGAGGTTTATTGAGGGTGGAGGGTTTTCCTGTGAAGTGATTTCCATACACTCTAGGTAACTTATACAGGTCatatggtaaaaaataaattttacaaaaaaaactaaacattagtTTTAGAAAAGAGAGGTTTTGATTATCTACATATAGACATACAGATCGCATTCACAATAATTTACATTGTACATTACTCTAATTTACACACCCACAGATCTTTTTCATTGTGCTATGCATTCATCCAAGATCGTTCCGATAAGAACTTGGTTGTACCTCTGGGATGTCTTTAGTCCTCAGCTTTTAAGGACTATTGAATTACTGCATATTGATGTTCTCAaaatagttttcaaaataacttgtaatatttattattgtatgtttgtatgtattatTTCAGAACCAAGGACAGCACTTTATGTTGAGCGTAGGTGTGATGAGACTGGAACTTTTTTCAGGTTCATTCTCTAGCTAAAAGACTGCACAATAACCAAACTCCTTCACTTGGTCACTCACCACTTGCTACAAATagtagtaaagtaaagtaaagtaaagtaaagtaaagtaaagtaaagtaaagtaaaaagcTACAAGCACAGAGGGAATCCTTCAGTAACTATTGTCTTTTCTCAGGttaaacaaacaacagtgtGGTGTTTGTTCTGCTGTTTAGAGCAGCCCATAAAAAAGACTACTTCCCAAGCACTCAAGCCAAAGGTTTGAACATTAAAACCATTTCATTAGAGGCTCTATAGCACCTCATAAAATACTGATGGAAATTTTACACTTCAGTACCAAAAGTAGCCAATGATTGTGTGCTCTTTGGATGAATTCTTGATCAATTGTACCTTAATAATGTACGTTTTCTGGGTAGAGATCAGATATATAAACGATTACAACAGCCATGCCTTGGGTGAAGAAGGGGTAGATATCTGTTAATCCATAAGTTTAGGTACATAAACGATGTGAAGATGTTTCCAGATGTGTCAAATTTTCTCTCTGTCAGTTCGAATGGGTTTGATACCAAACTGCTGCACCTACTGCCATATAAAGCAGATCACGTCAGTGTGttagttcatttaaaaagaaaccatTCAATGCTAGTTCTATCAACTTTACAAGTCACaacattcaagtaaaaatgCCTCCCACAACATGCACAGGTTACCATACACTAAAGCCTCCTAACTCGGGCTGATT from Solea solea chromosome 8, fSolSol10.1, whole genome shotgun sequence encodes:
- the nf2a gene encoding NF2, moesin-ezrin-radixin like (MERLIN) tumor suppressor a, which encodes MASAFAAKMGFNSLLRKQSRTFSVRICTMESDLEFSCEVKWKGKDLFDMVCRALGLRETWFFGLQYNIKDTVAWLKMDKKVLDQEVPKEEPIILHFLAKFYPENAEEELVQDITQHLFFLQVKKNILEEEIHCPPEASVLLASYAVHAKYGDYDPSVHKPGFLAEEELLPKRVINLYQMTAEMWEERITACYAEHRGRTRDEAEMEYLKIAQDLDMYGVNYFLIRNKKGTDLLLGVDALGLHIYEQDNRLTPKCSFPWNEIRNISYSDKEFTIKPLDKKTNVFKFNSSRLRVNKLILQLCIGNHDLFMRRRRIDSLEVQQMKAQAREERARKQVERQRLQREKQLREEAERARDELQRQLIQLQDEAHMANDALLRSEQTADLLAEKAQIAEEEAKLLAQKAAEAETEMQRIKMTAIRGQEERRLMEQKMLEAEMLALKMAEESDRRAKEAEHLKQDLQEAREAERRAKHKLLEITSKAVYMSPGLPPDCMPRDLSFSRENLSFDFKDTDMKRLSMEIEKEKVEYMEKSKHLQEQLNELKTEIESLKLKERETPLDIIHNHNTEQGTSKHSNFKKLTLQSTKTRVAFFEEL